The following are encoded in a window of Xanthocytophaga agilis genomic DNA:
- the pbpC gene encoding penicillin-binding protein 1C, with protein MKFSLKKQLSSIPQPSIGTTIIAFIRNNCNKSWFRWAKRISLTIIVSIVLFLILNFIFPLHTKVEYAQLITAKDGSVLYAFLSHDDKWRMKTELDEITPELRKAIIHKEDRLFYYHPGVNVMAIGRAVVNNIFTGRKTSGASTITMQVARLLEPKRRTYGNKIIEIFRALQLEWYYSKDEILQLYLNLVPYGGNVEGVKSAALLYFGQLPNRLSVAQITTLAIVPNRPTSLSLNRNPVLLKQERDKWLKRFQEDEVFSDTLIDDAINEPLQLRRTPLPNIAPHLSYRLHTKYPEQAILKTTLNRITQDKVQQLAYNYHKRIRKYNIHNLAVIVADNKTREITAYIGSPDFTDNDHAGQVDNARAIRSPGSTLKPLVYALGIEAGKITPKTMLLDVPSQFGGYSPENFDQKFNGAVTVENALVNSLNIPAVKVLEDITVPVFVNKLKAARFEQISRDERKLGLSVILGGCGTTLEELVGLYSSFANEGLFTPISSFQSSEGEKKTTVRLISRQAAYMISEILMQAVRPDLPTGYQNSYHAPPIAWKTGTSYGRKDAWSIGYNRKYTVGVWVGNANAEGVPELTGADIATPLLFQLFNTIDYNAAGSRLLAPKNMPLRLVCAETGLLPGDYCTHQVVDYYIPLISNTQTCKHMKEVPVSADESFSYCTACLPESGYKKKLYENLPPALVSFYNTWSVAYRRIPPHNPSCTRVFQSDAPQIITPADGREYMIDAIEPPEMLLTCHADNDVKQVYWYINDKFYKAAKATDRVFFQPDLGEVKISCSDDKGRNTNISIVVKKM; from the coding sequence ATGAAATTTTCTTTGAAGAAACAACTAAGTTCTATTCCTCAACCCTCAATAGGTACTACTATTATTGCTTTCATCAGAAACAATTGCAACAAAAGCTGGTTTCGCTGGGCAAAACGCATAAGTCTGACAATAATAGTATCAATAGTTCTCTTTCTTATACTCAATTTTATCTTTCCACTTCATACCAAAGTAGAGTATGCTCAGCTTATTACGGCAAAAGACGGCTCCGTTTTGTATGCATTTCTCAGTCATGATGACAAGTGGCGGATGAAAACAGAACTAGATGAAATTACTCCAGAACTACGTAAGGCTATCATTCATAAGGAAGACCGACTATTTTATTATCATCCGGGAGTTAATGTAATGGCAATCGGGCGAGCAGTGGTTAATAACATTTTCACAGGAAGAAAGACATCTGGAGCTTCTACCATTACCATGCAGGTAGCCCGGCTCCTGGAACCAAAACGACGGACCTATGGCAATAAAATTATTGAGATTTTCAGGGCATTACAATTGGAATGGTATTATTCCAAAGATGAGATATTACAATTGTACCTGAATCTTGTTCCTTATGGAGGCAATGTAGAAGGTGTAAAATCAGCTGCCTTATTGTATTTTGGGCAGTTACCCAATCGTCTCAGTGTTGCCCAGATCACTACACTGGCAATTGTTCCTAATCGGCCTACATCTCTCTCACTGAACCGCAACCCGGTTTTATTAAAACAGGAACGTGACAAATGGCTCAAGCGATTTCAGGAGGATGAAGTTTTCAGTGATACACTGATTGACGATGCGATTAATGAGCCTCTACAGTTACGACGTACTCCTTTACCCAACATAGCACCTCATCTGTCTTATCGGTTACATACTAAATATCCGGAACAAGCGATTCTTAAAACCACCTTAAACCGAATCACTCAGGATAAGGTACAACAACTTGCTTATAACTATCACAAACGTATTCGCAAGTATAATATTCATAATCTGGCAGTAATTGTTGCAGATAATAAGACACGAGAGATAACAGCCTACATTGGCTCACCGGACTTTACAGACAATGACCATGCCGGACAAGTAGATAATGCCAGGGCAATCCGATCTCCGGGTAGTACATTAAAGCCGCTGGTATATGCCTTAGGTATTGAAGCAGGTAAGATTACCCCAAAAACCATGCTACTGGATGTTCCTTCTCAATTTGGAGGCTATTCCCCGGAAAACTTTGATCAGAAATTCAATGGTGCTGTTACAGTAGAGAATGCATTAGTCAATTCACTTAATATTCCAGCTGTTAAGGTATTGGAAGATATTACAGTCCCTGTTTTTGTCAATAAACTCAAAGCCGCTCGTTTTGAGCAGATTTCACGGGATGAACGCAAGTTAGGTTTATCTGTAATCCTGGGAGGTTGTGGTACTACACTCGAAGAGCTGGTTGGCTTGTACAGCTCATTTGCCAATGAAGGCTTATTTACACCTATTTCCAGTTTTCAGTCTTCTGAGGGAGAAAAAAAAACTACGGTTCGGCTGATATCCAGACAAGCAGCGTATATGATCAGCGAAATACTTATGCAGGCCGTGCGCCCTGATTTGCCTACAGGCTACCAAAACAGCTACCATGCCCCACCTATTGCCTGGAAAACAGGTACATCATATGGACGCAAAGATGCATGGAGCATTGGATATAACCGTAAATATACGGTTGGAGTATGGGTAGGCAATGCCAATGCGGAAGGAGTGCCAGAACTCACAGGAGCAGATATTGCCACACCTCTGTTATTTCAATTATTTAATACCATTGATTACAATGCTGCCGGAAGCCGGTTACTGGCGCCCAAAAATATGCCATTGCGTTTGGTGTGTGCAGAAACAGGGCTGTTACCTGGAGACTATTGTACTCATCAGGTGGTCGATTACTATATCCCCCTGATCTCCAATACACAAACCTGTAAACACATGAAAGAAGTACCCGTATCAGCAGATGAGAGCTTCTCGTATTGTACAGCCTGTCTTCCTGAAAGTGGTTATAAGAAAAAGCTTTATGAAAACCTCCCTCCTGCCCTAGTGTCATTTTACAATACATGGAGTGTAGCTTATCGTCGTATTCCACCACACAATCCATCATGTACACGTGTCTTTCAATCAGATGCACCACAGATCATAACTCCTGCCGATGGACGCGAGTATATGATTGATGCCATAGAGCCACCTGAAATGCTTTTGACCTGTCATGCAGATAATGATGTTAAACAAGTTTACTGGTATATCAATGACAAGTTCTACAAAGCTGCCAAAGCTACAGACAGGGTCTTTTTTCAGCCTGATTTAGGAGAGGTAAAAATCTCTTGTAGCGATGATAAAGGAAGAAACACCAATATCAGTATTGTTGTTAAAAAAATGTAA
- the def gene encoding peptide deformylase: MILPVVAYGMPVLRKKGEFVSPDYPDLPQLIANMWDTMDYAGGVGLAAPQVNVLLRLFIIDSTSGFTKMHSDKKLHFRDAPGIRKVFLNPVIEEYSTDNWLNEEGCLSIPDIHERVSRSQSIVMSYQDEQFAWHTDTFFDETARIIQHEYDHIEGKLFLDTLSPLRRRLLEGKLKKIGNRRTRTRYPMLFAD; the protein is encoded by the coding sequence ATGATACTACCTGTTGTGGCATATGGAATGCCTGTTTTACGTAAGAAAGGTGAGTTTGTATCGCCTGATTATCCAGACCTCCCTCAACTGATTGCCAATATGTGGGATACTATGGACTATGCTGGAGGAGTTGGATTGGCCGCTCCTCAGGTTAATGTCTTATTACGATTGTTTATAATTGATAGTACAAGCGGATTTACAAAGATGCATTCAGATAAAAAATTGCATTTCAGAGATGCGCCAGGTATCCGTAAAGTATTTTTGAATCCCGTTATTGAAGAATATAGTACTGATAACTGGTTGAATGAAGAAGGTTGCCTCAGTATTCCGGATATACATGAAAGAGTGTCTCGAAGTCAAAGTATTGTGATGTCCTATCAGGATGAACAGTTTGCATGGCATACTGATACATTCTTTGATGAAACAGCCCGTATCATCCAACACGAATATGATCACATTGAAGGTAAGCTATTTCTGGATACCTTGAGTCCTTTACGAAGAAGGCTACTAGAGGGAAAGTTGAAAAAGATTGGAAATCGAAGAACCAGGACACGATATCCAATGCTTTTTGCAGATTGA
- a CDS encoding AraC family transcriptional regulator, with the protein MPVDLFRHIVKKESSSYFQTFTPSSDLTSVIEYFFLYTITSSRKEELAFADGIPILVFLLEKSSAIQFYTTTDTQATTTEGYLSGLFLEKTYIESLYPGQQMLGVRFTATGLYNLLQRPLSTLADHIFHDVDTLFGENRPMLYESFTITEKINTIEKWIREQLKGHIVSTSLFEEIIYYICTHQSEINLRELAVRFQVNYKWLERKFLIYTGLTPKEFIRLQRFLPCIFELQETNGNDLMGLAINHGFYDQNHFIKEFKQFTQKTPLQFLKHSLQPLYKLPD; encoded by the coding sequence ATGCCAGTAGACCTATTCAGACATATAGTAAAGAAAGAATCCTCCTCTTATTTTCAGACCTTTACACCATCCTCTGATCTGACATCAGTTATTGAATACTTTTTTCTATATACCATAACATCTTCCCGAAAAGAAGAGCTTGCTTTTGCAGATGGTATTCCTATTCTGGTATTCTTATTAGAGAAGTCCTCAGCAATTCAATTTTATACAACAACAGATACACAGGCAACTACAACAGAAGGTTATCTAAGCGGACTCTTTTTAGAGAAAACGTATATTGAGTCGTTATACCCCGGCCAGCAAATGTTAGGAGTTCGCTTTACAGCAACTGGTTTATATAACCTGCTACAAAGGCCCTTATCAACATTAGCAGATCATATATTTCATGATGTGGATACGTTATTTGGGGAGAACAGACCTATGCTCTATGAATCATTTACCATTACAGAAAAAATAAATACAATTGAGAAATGGATACGTGAACAACTCAAAGGTCACATTGTTTCAACAAGCTTATTTGAAGAAATTATCTATTATATCTGTACACATCAGAGCGAAATAAACCTTCGTGAACTAGCAGTGCGTTTTCAGGTAAACTATAAATGGCTCGAACGTAAGTTTCTGATATATACAGGACTCACACCAAAAGAATTTATACGACTACAGCGTTTTCTTCCTTGCATCTTTGAACTACAGGAAACAAATGGTAATGACTTAATGGGCTTAGCTATTAATCATGGGTTTTACGACCAGAATCATTTTATTAAAGAGTTCAAACAGTTTACCCAAAAAACACCTTTACAATTTCTTAAGCATTCATTACAACCACTATATAAATTACCGGACTAA
- a CDS encoding dipeptide epimerase, translating to MKIKHIYVSRPNLELIRPYTIAYKTVSSVENCIVEIVTENELYGLGAANPSPYVVGESLDDMWKAVQSPQLDWLLGRDIRHIGTLCREVQEWYPKSPGVRIALETALLDVFTKYLGVPLTSFLGQKITSLPTSITIGIKDVEATLVEAEEYVGRGFRVLKVKLGKSLDEDIERIVKLREVYGNDIVIRIDANQGYTVQDLSRFYQQIGTLNIELVEQPLPAYQILEMKNLPEEQKLLIAADESLVTPQDAFRLAESPAACGIFNIKLMKCGGITQAMEIAQIARKANIDLMWGCNDESIISIVAALHTALACPNTKYLDLDGSLDLAKDVVSGGFILKDGILSVNGEPGLGVKKI from the coding sequence ATGAAGATCAAACACATATATGTTAGTCGTCCTAATCTGGAATTAATCCGACCTTATACCATAGCCTATAAAACAGTATCCTCAGTTGAGAATTGTATTGTCGAGATTGTTACTGAAAACGAGTTGTATGGGTTAGGAGCTGCCAATCCAAGTCCTTACGTAGTAGGAGAGTCGCTGGATGATATGTGGAAGGCTGTACAGTCTCCTCAACTGGATTGGTTGCTGGGGAGAGATATCCGTCATATAGGGACATTGTGTCGGGAAGTTCAAGAATGGTACCCTAAAAGTCCAGGTGTCCGTATTGCATTGGAAACAGCTTTGCTGGATGTATTCACTAAGTATCTGGGAGTGCCATTAACATCTTTCCTGGGACAAAAGATAACATCTTTACCTACTTCTATTACTATAGGCATTAAAGATGTGGAAGCTACACTTGTTGAAGCAGAGGAGTATGTAGGACGTGGTTTTCGTGTATTGAAGGTAAAGTTGGGAAAATCACTGGATGAAGACATCGAAAGAATAGTAAAGTTGCGCGAAGTATATGGAAACGATATTGTAATTCGTATTGATGCAAATCAGGGGTATACAGTACAGGATCTAAGTAGATTTTATCAGCAGATTGGTACATTAAATATCGAATTGGTAGAACAACCATTGCCTGCCTATCAGATACTGGAAATGAAAAATCTGCCAGAAGAGCAAAAGTTGCTTATCGCAGCTGATGAATCACTAGTAACTCCTCAGGATGCTTTCCGTTTGGCTGAATCACCTGCAGCCTGTGGGATTTTTAATATTAAGCTGATGAAGTGTGGTGGGATTACTCAGGCAATGGAGATCGCGCAGATTGCCAGGAAGGCAAATATTGATTTAATGTGGGGCTGTAATGATGAAAGTATTATCAGTATAGTGGCAGCACTTCATACCGCATTGGCATGTCCTAATACAAAATATCTGGATCTGGATGGAAGCTTGGACCTGGCAAAGGATGTTGTTTCAGGTGGATTCATTCTGAAAGATGGTATACTTTCCGTGAATGGTGAACCAGGATTGGGAGTGAAAAAGATATAG
- a CDS encoding efflux RND transporter permease subunit, with amino-acid sequence MWTSIAKFIIKNRTLLIIFLVVSTAFMGYQMRNLEMSYDYTAVVPVNDPEMVYFRDFKKTFGEDANIIAIGLQDSALYELKNFQHLQEFTKGLSEIPGIVNVTALPGLQYLAKDSAQKKLYPEKIFKKHPSSQAELDSLLRFVNQLQFYKDQIINSENGATGILVSIDKTILNSPKRLPLTKAMMELGDKFSAQTGVKLHYAGVPFVRSVMSTKVKKELQLFLILSVVVTIVTIFAFFKAWDAVIGCTLAVMVVLLWTVGTMGLFGYKINLLTALLPAIIIVMTVPTCIYLLNKYHQEYVEHGDKNLALIRTIAKLGLAAFMINATTAAGFIGSIFTDVAILEEFGIVAGINVFVAFFICLVVIPIFFSYMPAPNEKKLRYLYSKPVNSALTWVDKRINTHPNWIYGITIVATLLSFWGIYQIKAVSYMVDDLPEDSDVVQDLRFFERNFQGIMPLEIVINTGEKRGVFKLKNLEKIEEFEQILSGHHNITKPVSVVEFLKAARQAYYNNNPEFYGLPTKMDRSFVLLYLKNMLGKSSTKDTSNIGSRLINSFVDSTGQYVRISMKIADLGSYSMDTTLSNMIRPAIEKTFASTKLKANVTGTTVLFAKGNAYLNDSLASSLITAFVVIVLMIGVLFLNLRVVIISLIPNFVALLITGGLMGFMGIALKPSTSLIFSISFGIIVDSSIHYLAHYRQEIFYKKIAIRQAVSDTLMETGPSIIYTSIILFVGFVIFVWSSFGGTKSLGILMSASMLISMVTNLTLLPTLLNSFDTGKVSKDETYMLEDFDNFYLEHEDEEIDLNRIAIRKINPID; translated from the coding sequence ATGTGGACTAGCATTGCAAAATTTATCATTAAGAACCGGACACTGCTGATTATTTTTCTGGTTGTATCTACTGCGTTTATGGGATACCAGATGCGTAATCTGGAGATGAGTTATGATTACACAGCAGTTGTTCCAGTCAATGATCCGGAGATGGTGTATTTTCGGGATTTTAAAAAGACATTTGGAGAAGATGCAAATATCATTGCTATTGGTTTGCAGGATAGTGCATTATATGAATTAAAAAATTTTCAGCACTTACAGGAATTTACCAAGGGTTTATCTGAGATTCCAGGTATAGTTAATGTTACAGCATTGCCAGGATTGCAGTATCTGGCAAAGGATAGTGCTCAGAAAAAACTCTATCCGGAGAAAATCTTTAAAAAGCACCCTTCTTCACAGGCTGAGTTGGATAGCCTGTTACGTTTCGTGAATCAGTTACAATTTTATAAAGACCAGATTATTAATTCAGAAAATGGTGCAACGGGTATTCTGGTTTCCATTGATAAAACGATATTAAACTCTCCCAAACGTCTGCCACTTACGAAGGCGATGATGGAACTGGGCGACAAATTTTCTGCCCAAACGGGTGTAAAGTTGCATTATGCCGGAGTTCCTTTTGTTCGGTCTGTTATGTCAACCAAAGTGAAGAAGGAACTTCAACTGTTTTTGATTCTGTCTGTTGTAGTAACTATTGTAACCATTTTTGCCTTTTTTAAGGCCTGGGATGCCGTCATTGGTTGTACACTGGCAGTAATGGTTGTATTACTCTGGACAGTAGGAACAATGGGCTTGTTTGGATACAAAATAAATCTGTTGACAGCTTTACTCCCTGCCATTATCATTGTCATGACGGTGCCTACATGTATTTATTTGTTAAATAAGTACCATCAGGAATATGTAGAACACGGAGATAAGAATCTGGCTTTGATCCGGACGATTGCTAAACTAGGACTGGCTGCCTTTATGATCAATGCTACTACAGCTGCTGGTTTTATTGGTTCCATATTTACAGATGTAGCTATTCTGGAAGAGTTTGGTATTGTAGCGGGGATCAATGTATTTGTCGCCTTTTTTATCTGCCTGGTTGTGATTCCTATTTTCTTCTCCTATATGCCTGCTCCTAATGAGAAGAAACTACGTTACCTGTATTCAAAACCTGTTAATTCTGCGCTAACATGGGTTGATAAACGGATTAATACCCATCCTAACTGGATTTATGGTATTACTATCGTAGCTACCTTGTTGTCTTTCTGGGGAATCTATCAGATAAAGGCCGTTAGTTACATGGTAGATGATCTTCCTGAAGACAGTGACGTAGTACAAGACCTGCGATTCTTTGAACGAAACTTTCAGGGCATTATGCCACTGGAAATTGTGATTAACACAGGCGAAAAACGGGGGGTGTTTAAATTGAAGAATCTGGAAAAGATTGAAGAGTTTGAGCAGATTCTTTCCGGACATCACAACATTACAAAGCCTGTATCTGTTGTAGAGTTTCTAAAAGCAGCAAGACAGGCTTATTATAACAATAATCCTGAGTTTTATGGGTTGCCAACCAAAATGGACAGGAGTTTTGTATTGTTATACCTGAAAAACATGCTGGGTAAGAGTTCTACCAAAGATACCTCCAATATTGGTAGCCGATTGATAAACTCTTTTGTGGACTCTACGGGCCAATATGTTCGTATTTCAATGAAGATTGCTGACCTGGGATCTTATTCTATGGATACGACCTTAAGTAATATGATCCGGCCTGCTATTGAGAAAACATTTGCGTCAACCAAATTGAAGGCAAATGTAACAGGTACGACTGTGTTGTTTGCCAAAGGGAATGCATATCTGAATGACAGTCTGGCATCCAGCCTTATAACTGCCTTTGTCGTAATTGTGCTCATGATCGGGGTTTTGTTCCTTAACCTGCGTGTTGTCATCATTTCACTAATCCCTAACTTTGTAGCTTTGTTAATTACAGGCGGATTGATGGGATTCATGGGAATAGCCTTAAAGCCCAGTACTTCTTTGATCTTTAGTATTTCTTTTGGTATTATTGTGGACAGTTCCATACATTATCTGGCTCACTATCGGCAGGAGATATTCTATAAAAAAATAGCCATCAGGCAGGCGGTGAGTGATACACTGATGGAGACAGGTCCCAGCATTATCTATACATCGATTATTCTTTTTGTCGGCTTTGTAATTTTTGTGTGGTCAAGTTTTGGAGGGACAAAATCACTGGGAATCCTCATGTCAGCCTCTATGCTTATCTCAATGGTGACAAACCTGACTTTATTACCTACCCTTTTGAATTCATTTGATACAGGTAAAGTTTCAAAAGATGAGACCTATATGCTGGAAGATTTTGACAACTTCTACCTGGAACATGAGGATGAAGAAATAGATCTTAACCGGATTGCCATCCGAAAGATTAATCCTATTGATTAA
- a CDS encoding class I fructose-bisphosphate aldolase, which produces MTYQKIVNYLGTEASYLLEYTSQTIPKETLHLPSPDFIDKIFVQSNRSPQVLRSLGQLFQSGRLAGTGYLSILPIDQGIEHSAGASFAKNPIYFDPENIVKLAVEGGCNGVATTFGVLGMMSRKYAHKIPFIVKINHNELLTYPNKSEQILFGSVREAWNLGAVAIGATVYFGSDDATREIVEISKAFEEAHALGMATILWCYTRNSAFKKEGTDYHVSADLTGQANHLGVTIQADIIKQKLPENNGGYKALNTGASSYGKLDERIYTQLTSDHPIDLCRYQVANCYMGRAGLINSGGASGSSDFEDAVKTAVINKRAGGMGLISGRKAFQRPMNEGVALLNAIQDVYLTPEITIA; this is translated from the coding sequence ATGACTTATCAGAAAATTGTTAACTATCTGGGAACTGAGGCATCTTATTTACTAGAATATACCAGTCAGACCATTCCCAAAGAAACGCTTCACTTACCCTCTCCTGACTTTATAGACAAAATCTTTGTTCAGTCCAATCGTTCTCCACAGGTTTTGAGAAGCTTGGGACAACTGTTTCAGTCAGGCAGATTAGCTGGAACAGGATATTTATCTATTCTTCCTATTGATCAGGGAATTGAACACAGTGCAGGAGCTTCGTTTGCTAAAAACCCTATTTACTTCGATCCTGAAAATATTGTCAAGCTGGCAGTAGAAGGGGGATGTAACGGGGTTGCCACGACATTTGGGGTATTGGGTATGATGTCCAGAAAATATGCCCATAAGATTCCTTTCATTGTCAAGATCAATCATAACGAATTGCTAACCTATCCCAATAAATCTGAGCAGATTTTGTTTGGAAGTGTTCGGGAAGCATGGAATCTGGGAGCAGTAGCCATTGGAGCCACAGTATATTTTGGTTCGGATGATGCCACACGTGAAATTGTTGAAATATCAAAAGCTTTTGAAGAAGCTCATGCACTTGGAATGGCAACTATCCTTTGGTGCTATACCCGCAACTCTGCATTTAAAAAAGAAGGTACGGACTATCATGTTTCAGCAGACCTAACCGGACAGGCAAATCATCTGGGTGTAACTATCCAGGCAGATATTATCAAACAGAAATTGCCAGAAAATAACGGTGGATACAAAGCGTTAAATACAGGAGCCAGCAGTTATGGAAAACTCGATGAACGCATCTATACACAGCTAACCTCCGACCACCCTATTGATCTGTGCCGCTATCAGGTAGCTAATTGTTATATGGGACGTGCCGGATTGATCAATTCAGGAGGAGCCTCAGGATCATCTGATTTTGAGGATGCTGTAAAAACTGCTGTGATCAATAAACGTGCAGGTGGTATGGGTCTGATATCAGGCAGAAAAGCATTTCAACGCCCAATGAATGAGGGGGTGGCATTGCTTAATGCCATTCAGGATGTATATTTGACCCCGGAAATAACAATAGCCTGA
- the accD gene encoding acetyl-CoA carboxylase, carboxyltransferase subunit beta, whose protein sequence is MSWFIRKEKGINTPTELKKETPDGIWYKCPECKKVMHTRELKVNAYTCIHCNYHEKVGSVEYFELLFDNNEFTELDTQMTSGDPLQFTDTKKYPERVIASQKKTGLKDALRSGYGKMNNVDVVVACMDFAFIGGSMGSVVGEKIARAIDYSLQHKIPFLMISRSGGARMMEAGYSLMQMAKTSAKLALLNEAGIPYISLLTDPTTGGVTASFAMLGDFNIAEPGAMIGFAGPRVIRETIGKDLPKDFQSAEFVLEHGFLDFIVHRKELKNRLTSLLEMLK, encoded by the coding sequence ATGTCCTGGTTTATCAGAAAAGAAAAAGGCATCAATACGCCTACAGAATTAAAAAAAGAAACACCGGATGGAATCTGGTACAAATGTCCTGAATGTAAAAAAGTAATGCATACCCGTGAGCTCAAAGTGAATGCTTACACGTGTATTCATTGCAACTATCATGAGAAGGTAGGTTCTGTAGAATACTTCGAGCTTCTGTTTGATAACAATGAGTTTACAGAACTGGATACGCAAATGACCTCAGGAGATCCACTACAGTTTACAGATACCAAGAAATACCCTGAGCGTGTAATTGCTTCTCAAAAGAAAACGGGTTTAAAAGATGCTCTCCGTTCTGGATATGGTAAAATGAATAATGTGGATGTAGTGGTAGCTTGTATGGACTTTGCGTTTATTGGCGGATCTATGGGTTCTGTAGTGGGTGAAAAGATTGCACGGGCTATTGATTACTCATTACAACACAAGATTCCTTTCCTGATGATTTCCCGTTCAGGAGGTGCCCGAATGATGGAAGCAGGGTACTCACTTATGCAAATGGCCAAAACTTCTGCCAAATTAGCATTATTAAATGAAGCAGGTATTCCCTACATCTCTTTGTTAACTGATCCAACTACTGGAGGTGTTACAGCTTCTTTCGCCATGCTAGGTGATTTTAACATAGCAGAGCCGGGTGCAATGATTGGTTTTGCTGGACCTCGCGTTATTCGTGAAACGATAGGCAAAGATCTTCCCAAAGACTTTCAGAGTGCCGAGTTTGTCTTGGAACATGGCTTTCTTGACTTTATTGTACATCGCAAAGAATTAAAAAACCGCTTAACATCTCTATTGGAGATGTTGAAATAA
- a CDS encoding YifB family Mg chelatase-like AAA ATPase: MLSKTYGCAVYGVNAFPITIEVSVGQGQHFFLVGLPDSAVKESQQRVETAIKHIGFRMPRTKVVVNLAPADIRKEGSAYDLPIALGILVASEQLSTQILDQYIIMGELALDGTLRPIKGVLPIAIEARKNGYKGFILPKENAAEAAIVNNLDVIGVGNLNDAVEFLEGKLTIEPLVSDTREIFFNTQNEYEADFSNVQGQENIKRALEIAAAGGHNVIMIGPPGAGKTMLAKRLPSILPPLTLPEALETTKIHSVAGKLGSLAALVSRRPFRSPHHTISDAALVGGGGIPQPGEISLSHNGVLFLDELPEFKRTVLEVMRQPLEERKVVISRTRQTVEFPANFMLIASMNPCPCGYYNHPEKDCVCGPGVVHRYLSKISGPLLDRIDLHVEVTPVSFDEMTANRKSESSAQIRERVIKARNIQTQRFESYKGIHANAMMPPEIVKQMCEIDTVGKNLLKRAMERLNLSARAYDRILKVARTIADLANSEAILTEHIAEAIQYRSLDRENWAGE; encoded by the coding sequence ATGCTATCCAAAACATACGGCTGCGCCGTTTATGGGGTTAATGCCTTTCCTATTACTATCGAAGTAAGTGTTGGTCAGGGGCAACATTTTTTCCTGGTAGGTTTACCAGACAGTGCTGTCAAGGAAAGTCAACAACGTGTTGAAACAGCCATTAAACATATTGGCTTTCGCATGCCACGTACCAAAGTTGTTGTTAACCTTGCTCCTGCTGATATTCGGAAAGAAGGTTCTGCTTATGACTTACCTATTGCCTTGGGTATACTTGTCGCTTCTGAACAACTCTCTACACAAATATTGGACCAGTACATTATTATGGGAGAACTGGCACTAGATGGTACCTTACGTCCTATTAAAGGAGTACTGCCAATTGCCATTGAAGCCCGTAAAAATGGATACAAAGGTTTTATTTTGCCTAAAGAGAATGCAGCTGAAGCAGCCATTGTCAATAATCTGGATGTAATTGGTGTAGGGAATCTTAATGATGCAGTAGAGTTTCTGGAAGGAAAGCTTACTATTGAACCTTTAGTGTCTGATACACGGGAAATATTTTTCAATACACAAAATGAATATGAAGCGGACTTTTCCAATGTGCAGGGACAGGAAAACATCAAACGGGCATTGGAGATTGCAGCCGCAGGTGGTCATAATGTAATCATGATTGGCCCTCCCGGAGCTGGAAAAACAATGCTGGCAAAACGGTTACCTTCTATTCTTCCTCCACTTACTTTGCCGGAAGCATTGGAAACAACCAAGATCCATTCCGTGGCAGGCAAATTAGGTAGTTTGGCAGCACTGGTATCCAGAAGGCCGTTTCGTAGTCCCCATCATACCATTAGTGATGCAGCATTGGTTGGAGGAGGGGGTATTCCTCAGCCTGGTGAAATATCGTTGTCACATAACGGCGTTCTGTTTCTGGATGAACTACCTGAGTTTAAACGCACAGTTCTAGAAGTGATGCGACAGCCACTGGAAGAACGGAAAGTGGTGATTTCGAGAACCCGTCAGACGGTAGAGTTTCCAGCCAACTTTATGTTGATCGCCAGTATGAATCCTTGTCCTTGTGGGTATTACAACCACCCGGAAAAAGACTGTGTTTGTGGTCCGGGAGTAGTACACCGCTATTTGAGTAAAATTAGTGGTCCACTGCTGGACCGAATTGATCTGCATGTAGAAGTAACTCCGGTTTCCTTTGATGAAATGACTGCTAACCGCAAGTCTGAAAGTAGTGCTCAGATTCGGGAAAGAGTAATCAAAGCCCGCAATATTCAAACTCAACGTTTTGAATCTTACAAAGGTATACATGCCAATGCCATGATGCCACCTGAAATAGTGAAACAAATGTGTGAGATTGATACAGTAGGTAAGAACCTGTTGAAGCGTGCGATGGAACGTCTTAATTTATCTGCGAGAGCTTACGATCGTATTCTAAAAGTGGCTAGAACGATTGCAGACTTAGCCAACAGTGAAGCCATATTGACAGAACACATTGCTGAAGCTATACAATACCGTAGTCTGGACCGCGAAAACTGGGCTGGGGAGTAG